The Malus domestica chromosome 10, GDT2T_hap1 genome contains a region encoding:
- the LOC103445426 gene encoding uncharacterized protein isoform X3, with the protein MAGSVMLQSLCCITPQSPNCYKNQTLAFSNSQLFSSSSSFRLNKQTLLSAIRIKRQRTQNHRSVVPVVFASQSNFFKVLQTAWKVGRDGVEAGTNLVPLSLRWLRWDLYTLYSLL; encoded by the exons ATGGCCGGTTCGGTTATGCTGCAAAGCCTGTGCTGCATAACCCCACAATCCCCAAATTGTTACAAGAATCAAACCCTAGCTTTCTCCAACTCTCAGCTCTTCTCCTCCAGTTCATCttttagattaaacaaacagACTTTACTCTCAGCTATTCGAATTAAGAGGCAGAGGACTCAGAATCATCGCTCTGTGGTTCCTGTTGTGTTCGCTTCACAGTCCAACTTCTTCAAAG TTCTGCAAACGGCATGGAAGGTTGGGAGAGATGGAGTTGAGGCAGGAACCAATCTTGTCCCG CTTTCTTTGCGCTG GCTACGATGGGACTTGTATACTTTATATTCATTGCTTTGA
- the LOC103445426 gene encoding uncharacterized protein isoform X1: protein MAGSVMLQSLCCITPQSPNCYKNQTLAFSNSQLFSSSSSFRLNKQTLLSAIRIKRQRTQNHRSVVPVVFASQSNFFKVLQTAWKVGRDGVEAGTNLVPNSVPRPVARVSVTIVALTLSLFVLKSFLSTAFFALATMGLVYFIFIALNKDEGPRGGGGTTSTPKEDGIDDSLEEARRIMEKYK, encoded by the exons ATGGCCGGTTCGGTTATGCTGCAAAGCCTGTGCTGCATAACCCCACAATCCCCAAATTGTTACAAGAATCAAACCCTAGCTTTCTCCAACTCTCAGCTCTTCTCCTCCAGTTCATCttttagattaaacaaacagACTTTACTCTCAGCTATTCGAATTAAGAGGCAGAGGACTCAGAATCATCGCTCTGTGGTTCCTGTTGTGTTCGCTTCACAGTCCAACTTCTTCAAAG TTCTGCAAACGGCATGGAAGGTTGGGAGAGATGGAGTTGAGGCAGGAACCAATCTTGTCCCG AATTCAGTACCGAGACCAGTTGCAAGGGTTTCTGTGACTATAGTTGCATTGACACTTTCACTGTTTGTGCTCAAATCTTTCCTGTCTACAGCTTTCTTTGCGCTG GCTACGATGGGACTTGTATACTTTATATTCATTGCTTTGAATAAGGATGAAGGGCCCAGGGGGGGTGGAGGCACCACCTCAACGCCAAAGGAGGACGGGATAGACGACAGTCTAGAAGAAGCCAGAAGAATCATGGAGAAGTACAAGTAA
- the LOC103445426 gene encoding uncharacterized protein isoform X2 — translation MAGSVMLQSLCCITPQSPNCYKNQTLAFSNSQLFSSSSSFRLNKQTLLSAIRIKRQRTQNHRSVVPVVFASQSNFFKVLQTAWKVGRDGVEAGTNLVPATMGLVYFIFIALNKDEGPRGGGGTTSTPKEDGIDDSLEEARRIMEKYK, via the exons ATGGCCGGTTCGGTTATGCTGCAAAGCCTGTGCTGCATAACCCCACAATCCCCAAATTGTTACAAGAATCAAACCCTAGCTTTCTCCAACTCTCAGCTCTTCTCCTCCAGTTCATCttttagattaaacaaacagACTTTACTCTCAGCTATTCGAATTAAGAGGCAGAGGACTCAGAATCATCGCTCTGTGGTTCCTGTTGTGTTCGCTTCACAGTCCAACTTCTTCAAAG TTCTGCAAACGGCATGGAAGGTTGGGAGAGATGGAGTTGAGGCAGGAACCAATCTTGTCCCG GCTACGATGGGACTTGTATACTTTATATTCATTGCTTTGAATAAGGATGAAGGGCCCAGGGGGGGTGGAGGCACCACCTCAACGCCAAAGGAGGACGGGATAGACGACAGTCTAGAAGAAGCCAGAAGAATCATGGAGAAGTACAAGTAA
- the LOC103445425 gene encoding putative kinase-like protein TMKL1, whose protein sequence is MEVSKRFSLYIFLLCFLLPLNSKPTDSVSADVELLLGKIKASLQGNSQNLLLSSWNSSVPLCQWRGLKWVFSNGSILLCTDLSSPQWTNLSLSRDPSLHLFSLQLPSANLSGSLPRELGEFSMLQSLYLNINFLTGSVPLELGYSSSLSDIDLGSNLLNGVLPPSIWNLCDNLVSLRVNANSLFGSVPEPAVRNSSCKNLQFLDFGGNKFSGNFPEFVTQFGGLKELDLGSNMFSGPIPGGLGQLNLEKLNLSHNNFSGVLPVFGGSKFGVEAFEGNSPGLCGAPLKSCSGSSGLSPGAIAGIVIGLMTATVVLASLCIGYVQNKKKNSTEESEDEIEEEEEDEESGSGGGGGGDQGRLILFQGGEHLTLEDVLNATGQVLEKTSYGTVYKAKLSDGGTITLRLLKEGSCKDGSSCLPVVKQLGRIRHENLIPLRAFYQGKRGEKLLIYDHLPHRSLHDLLHEARAGKLVLNWARRHKIALGIARGLAYLHTGLETPITHGNVKSKNVLVDEFSVARLTEFGLDKLMIPTVADEMVAVAKIDGIKAPELQKMKKCSSRTDVYAFGILLLEILIGKKPGKTGRSGDFVDLPLMVKVAVLEETTLEVFDVEVLKGVRSAMEEGLVQALKLAMGCCAPVASVRPSMDEVVRQLEENRPRNRSTLYSPTETRSEIGTPF, encoded by the exons ATGGAGGTTTCGAAAcgtttctctctctacattttcCTCCTCTGCTTCCTCCTACCCTTGAACAGCAAACCCACTGACTCTGTTTCTGCAGATGTCGAGCTCCTCCTGGGAAAAATCAAAGCTTCACTGCAAGGTAACTCTCAGAACTTGCTCTTATCTTCCTGGAACTCCTCTGTGCCTCTCTGCCAATGGAGGGGACTCAAATGGGTTTTCTCCAACGGCTCTATTTTGCTCTGCACCGACCTATCCTCCCCTCAGTGGACCAACTTGTCCCTCTCCAGAGACCCATCTCTCCACCTTTTTTCCCTTCAGCTCCCATCTGCCAATCTCTCTGGTTCTCTTCCCAGAGAGCTGGGGGAGTTCTCTATGCTCCAAAGCTTGTACCTTAACATCAATTTCCTCACTGGGTCCGTCCCATTGGAGCTTGGGTACAGCTCTTCCCTCTCTGACATCGATTTGGGAAGCAATTTGTTGAATGGGGTTTTACCGCCGTCGATCTGGAACTTGTGTGACAATCTGGTTTCCCTTAGGGTTAATGCAAATTCACTATTCGGTTCGGTTCCTGAACCTGCAGTGCGAAACTCTAGCTGCAAGAATTTGCAGTTTCTTGATTTTGGTGGGAACAAGTTTTCTGGGAATTTCCCAGAATTTGTAACCCAGTTTGGTGGGCTTAAagagcttgatcttggaagtAACATGTTTTCGGGTCCGATTCCTGGGGGTTTAGGGCAGTTAAACCTTGAAAAATTGAACCTTTCGCATAATAATTTTAGTGGGGTGTTGCCTGTTTTTGGTGGATCAAAGTTTGGTGTGGAGGCTTTTGAGGGTAACAGCCCTGGACTTTGTGGGGCACCTTTGAAAAGTTGCAGTGGAAGCTCTGGGTTGAGTCCTGGGGCAATTGCCGGCATTGTTATTGGTTTGATGACTGCAACTGTGGTTTTGGCTTCATTATGTATTGGGTATgtgcaaaacaaaaagaaaaacagcaCGGAAGAGAGTGAAGATGAaatagaggaagaagaagaagatgaggaaagTGGGAGCGGAGGCGGTGGCGGTGGTGATCAAGGAAGGCTTATTTTGTTTCAGGGCGGCGAGCATTTGACGTTGGAGGATGTGTTGAATGCAACAGGACAAGTTTTGGAGAAGACCAGCTATGGGACTGTGTACAAGGCAAAGCTCTCAGATGGAGGGACCATCACTTTGAGGCTGTTGAAGGAAGGTAGTTGCAAGGATGGGAGCTCTTGTCTTCCTGTGGTGAAGCAACTGGGGAGGATTCGCCATGAGAATTTGATTCCGTTGAGAGCTTTCTATCAGGGGAAGAGAGGGGAGAAGCTTCTGATATATGACCATCTTCCTCACAGAAGCCTTCATGATCTTTTGCatg AAGCTAGAGCAGGGAAACTTGTGTTGAACTGGGCTCGACGACACAAGATTGCACTGGGAATAGCTCGAGGACTAGCATATCTTCATACTGGTCTTGAAACACCTATCACTCATGGGAATGTAAAATCTAAGAATGTGCTAGTGGATGAGTTTTCTGTAGCTAGGCTCACAGAATTTGGGCTTGACAAGCTAATGATCCCTACCGTGGCTGATGAAATGGTGGCAGTTGCAAAAATTGACGGTATTAAGGCACCAGAGcttcaaaagatgaagaaatgtaGTTCAAGGACAGATGTTTATGCATTTGGAATTCTTCTGTTGGAAATTTTGATAGGCAAGAAGCCTGGAAAAACCGGGAGGAGTGGTGATTTTGTGGATTTgcctttgatggtgaaagttgCAGTCTTGGAGGAGACGACACTGGAGGTTTTTGACGTGGAGGTACTGAAGGGGGTGAGGAGTGCAATGGAAGAAGGTCTGGTTCAGGCATTGAAACTCGCTATGGGTTGCTGTGCGCCAGTTGCTTCGGTTAGACCCTCCATGGATGAAGTTGTGAGGCAGTTGGAGGAGAACAGGCCAAGGAATAGGTCTACTTTGTACAGCCCAACAGAGACAAGGAGTGAGATTGGTACCCCATTTTGA